Proteins co-encoded in one Coregonus clupeaformis isolate EN_2021a chromosome 17, ASM2061545v1, whole genome shotgun sequence genomic window:
- the pygo2 gene encoding pygopus homolog 2 isoform X1, with the protein MAKFILMAAESGRLLAGQGQGKRGKGGQMKSPEKKKRKSNAQGPGGAFSHLSEFAPPPTPMVDHLVASNPFDDDFGPPSLPSRPGGAGGPGGGPFIPSPGAGGGGVPYGGGGRMGPGGMGFMGGPGGPVGGPGRRPPFGPGPPNAGPHHQLGFGGMPGFGGGGGGGGFPGPGGPSQFNMPPNFSPPMHPGPAFNPMLSPGGMGGPGGGGPPHPRFGIPPQQQHGQGGHPFNSPPLTGGGGPRGPLHGPMNPMGGMPGGMNMMGGMGGGPGGNMGGMPGLPPQGQFPPSQDGPYPGPSPPGPGNEEGKNFGGGGPQSGPPQQQQPNLNSSGPPGPNNTPPGPPNSGPPQPGGGFPGHPDQHPNPNTPGQPPSAPPQPNPNSSPTGPLNGSQPQQLLPNQLQGPNSANTPSSNNPSQQQSTLPNSAPGSTPYNQQNNAPGGGPMPNAPSNSAQNNMTNNSGGNTPGSNPNPPSNSTPNTQSPLPPGPANTSTGPGAGPGKLGGPGMVFPCGFCLSEVHDDQDAILCEASCQRWFHRDCTGLTEPAYGLLTRESSAVWACDFCLKTKEIQAVYVRQGLGQLVAANEG; encoded by the exons ATGGCAAAAT TCATATTAATGGCTGCCGAATCGGGGAGACTCCTGGCGGGACAAGGCCAAGGAAAGCGAGGCAAAG GTGGACAGATGAAGAgcccagagaagaagaagaggaaatcCAATGCTCAG GGCCCTGGTGGCGCGTTCTCCCACCTCTCTGAGTTTGCaccccctcccacccccatgGTGGACCACCTTGTTGCCTCCAACCCTTTTGACGATGACTTTGGCCCCCCATCACTGCCGTCCCGACCCGGTGGGGCTGGAGGTCCAGGAGGGGGTCCCTTCATCCCCAGCCCCGGGGCAGGTGGAGGAGGAGTGCCGTATGGGGGTGGAGGCAGGATGGGCCCCGGGGGCATGGGCTTCATGGGGGGTCCCGGAGGACCCGTTGGAGGTCCAGGACGGAGACCGCCCTTTGGCCCAGGACCACCCAACGCAGGTCCGCACCACCAGCTGGGCTTTGGGGGGATGCCTGGCTTCGGGGGTGGAGGTGGCGGAGGAGGTTTCCCGGGACCTGGAGGTCCGTCGCAATTTAACATGCCCCCCAATTTCAGTCCGCCCATGCACCCGGGACCGGCGTTCAACCCCATGCTGTCCCCTGGTGGTATGGGGGGTCCTGGAGGAGGGGGGCCACCGCACCCTCGGTTTGGGATACCCCCGCAGCAACAGCACGGACAGGGTGGGCACCCCTTCAACAGCCCCCCTTTGACCGGTGGCGGAGGCCCCAGGGGACCCCTCCATGGCCCCATGAACCCCATGGGGGGCATGCCTGGAGGGATGAACATGATGGGGGGCATGGGAGGTGGCCCAGGAGGAAACATGGGAGGGATGCCAGGTCTACCCCCTCAAGGACAGTTCCCTCCTTCACAAGATGGGCCCTACCCAGGCCCCAGCCCCCCGGGCCCAGGAAACGAGGAGGGGAAGAACTTTGGCGGCGGTGGGCCCCAGTCTGGGCCTCCTCAGCAGCAGCAGCCTAACTTAAACTCCTCTGGTCCCCCGGGTCCCAACAACACTCCCCCCGGGCCTCCCAACTCTGGCCCTCCCCAGCCTGGAGGAGGCTTCCCTGGCCACCCTGACCAGCATCCCAACCCCAACACACCCGGACAGCCCCCCTCAGCACCGCCCCAGCCCAACCCTAACTCCTCCCCCACCGGCCCCCTCAACGGATCCCAGCCTCAGCAGCTGCTGCCCAATCAGCTGCAGGGGCCCAATTCTGCCAACACCCCCTCTTCCAATAACCCGTCCCAGCAGCAGTCTACTCTGCCCAATTCTGCCCCCGGCTCCACCCCTTACAACCAGCAGAACAACGCTCCTGGTGGAGGCCCCATGCCCAATGCTCCCTCCAATTCTGCCCAGAACAACATGACCAACAACAGTGGGGGCAACACCCCCGGCAGCAACCCTAACCCCCCTTCCAACTCCACCCCCAACACCCAGTCTCCGCTGCCCCCCGGCCCGGCCAACACCTCCACAGGCCCAGGCGCCGGTCCAGGAAAGCTGGGGGGCCCAGGCATGGTGTTCCCCTGCGGTTTCTGCCTGTCGGAGGTGCACGACGACCAGGATGCCATCTTGTGCGAGGCTTCGTGTCAGCGCTGGTTCCACCGTGACTGCACGGGTCTGACTGAGCCGGCCTACGGGCTGCTGACCCGGGAGAGCTCTGCCGTCTGGGCCTGCGACTTCTGCCTCAAAACCAAGGAGATCCAGGCTGTGTACGTCCGCCAGGGCCTGGGCCAGCTGGTGGCTGCCAACGAAGGCTGA
- the pygo2 gene encoding pygopus homolog 2 isoform X2, with protein sequence MAAESGRLLAGQGQGKRGKGGQMKSPEKKKRKSNAQGPGGAFSHLSEFAPPPTPMVDHLVASNPFDDDFGPPSLPSRPGGAGGPGGGPFIPSPGAGGGGVPYGGGGRMGPGGMGFMGGPGGPVGGPGRRPPFGPGPPNAGPHHQLGFGGMPGFGGGGGGGGFPGPGGPSQFNMPPNFSPPMHPGPAFNPMLSPGGMGGPGGGGPPHPRFGIPPQQQHGQGGHPFNSPPLTGGGGPRGPLHGPMNPMGGMPGGMNMMGGMGGGPGGNMGGMPGLPPQGQFPPSQDGPYPGPSPPGPGNEEGKNFGGGGPQSGPPQQQQPNLNSSGPPGPNNTPPGPPNSGPPQPGGGFPGHPDQHPNPNTPGQPPSAPPQPNPNSSPTGPLNGSQPQQLLPNQLQGPNSANTPSSNNPSQQQSTLPNSAPGSTPYNQQNNAPGGGPMPNAPSNSAQNNMTNNSGGNTPGSNPNPPSNSTPNTQSPLPPGPANTSTGPGAGPGKLGGPGMVFPCGFCLSEVHDDQDAILCEASCQRWFHRDCTGLTEPAYGLLTRESSAVWACDFCLKTKEIQAVYVRQGLGQLVAANEG encoded by the exons ATGGCTGCCGAATCGGGGAGACTCCTGGCGGGACAAGGCCAAGGAAAGCGAGGCAAAG GTGGACAGATGAAGAgcccagagaagaagaagaggaaatcCAATGCTCAG GGCCCTGGTGGCGCGTTCTCCCACCTCTCTGAGTTTGCaccccctcccacccccatgGTGGACCACCTTGTTGCCTCCAACCCTTTTGACGATGACTTTGGCCCCCCATCACTGCCGTCCCGACCCGGTGGGGCTGGAGGTCCAGGAGGGGGTCCCTTCATCCCCAGCCCCGGGGCAGGTGGAGGAGGAGTGCCGTATGGGGGTGGAGGCAGGATGGGCCCCGGGGGCATGGGCTTCATGGGGGGTCCCGGAGGACCCGTTGGAGGTCCAGGACGGAGACCGCCCTTTGGCCCAGGACCACCCAACGCAGGTCCGCACCACCAGCTGGGCTTTGGGGGGATGCCTGGCTTCGGGGGTGGAGGTGGCGGAGGAGGTTTCCCGGGACCTGGAGGTCCGTCGCAATTTAACATGCCCCCCAATTTCAGTCCGCCCATGCACCCGGGACCGGCGTTCAACCCCATGCTGTCCCCTGGTGGTATGGGGGGTCCTGGAGGAGGGGGGCCACCGCACCCTCGGTTTGGGATACCCCCGCAGCAACAGCACGGACAGGGTGGGCACCCCTTCAACAGCCCCCCTTTGACCGGTGGCGGAGGCCCCAGGGGACCCCTCCATGGCCCCATGAACCCCATGGGGGGCATGCCTGGAGGGATGAACATGATGGGGGGCATGGGAGGTGGCCCAGGAGGAAACATGGGAGGGATGCCAGGTCTACCCCCTCAAGGACAGTTCCCTCCTTCACAAGATGGGCCCTACCCAGGCCCCAGCCCCCCGGGCCCAGGAAACGAGGAGGGGAAGAACTTTGGCGGCGGTGGGCCCCAGTCTGGGCCTCCTCAGCAGCAGCAGCCTAACTTAAACTCCTCTGGTCCCCCGGGTCCCAACAACACTCCCCCCGGGCCTCCCAACTCTGGCCCTCCCCAGCCTGGAGGAGGCTTCCCTGGCCACCCTGACCAGCATCCCAACCCCAACACACCCGGACAGCCCCCCTCAGCACCGCCCCAGCCCAACCCTAACTCCTCCCCCACCGGCCCCCTCAACGGATCCCAGCCTCAGCAGCTGCTGCCCAATCAGCTGCAGGGGCCCAATTCTGCCAACACCCCCTCTTCCAATAACCCGTCCCAGCAGCAGTCTACTCTGCCCAATTCTGCCCCCGGCTCCACCCCTTACAACCAGCAGAACAACGCTCCTGGTGGAGGCCCCATGCCCAATGCTCCCTCCAATTCTGCCCAGAACAACATGACCAACAACAGTGGGGGCAACACCCCCGGCAGCAACCCTAACCCCCCTTCCAACTCCACCCCCAACACCCAGTCTCCGCTGCCCCCCGGCCCGGCCAACACCTCCACAGGCCCAGGCGCCGGTCCAGGAAAGCTGGGGGGCCCAGGCATGGTGTTCCCCTGCGGTTTCTGCCTGTCGGAGGTGCACGACGACCAGGATGCCATCTTGTGCGAGGCTTCGTGTCAGCGCTGGTTCCACCGTGACTGCACGGGTCTGACTGAGCCGGCCTACGGGCTGCTGACCCGGGAGAGCTCTGCCGTCTGGGCCTGCGACTTCTGCCTCAAAACCAAGGAGATCCAGGCTGTGTACGTCCGCCAGGGCCTGGGCCAGCTGGTGGCTGCCAACGAAGGCTGA